From the Clostridium cagae genome, the window GCAGATGCAATATATAAAACAAATGCTATCTTACCAAATTCTGATGGCTGAAATCCAGTTCCGCCAATCATAACCCAGTTTTTAGAACCATTAATCTCTGTTCCAAATATTAATGATAATGGCATTAATATTAATGTTGTAATTAAAAATAAATTTTTATACTTCCCCAATTCCCTTATATCAGGTATGGAAAGTACTATAAACATATATATTACAATTCCTGCTATAACCCATATTAATTGTTTTATAGCCACTGTTGCATCTAATCTATATAAAACAGCAATACCTATAACTGATAATATACATGAAAATATAAATAAAAATTTATCTCCATTAGGATAAAACTTATTCATTAAAATCTTAGCTATTGTTATTAACACACATATTACTGCCCCCATATATATAGCACCTTTATCTATTGGATCTTTTAAAATTGCTAAATTAACAAAAAGAGCCATGCATAATATATAAGTTAATATCATTAACTGAGTATCACCTTTTCGTCTCACTATCTCACCTCATCCGCTAAGTATCTAGCTTAGAACCTTAAATGTAGAAGTACCTATTCTTATTTCATCTTTGTTAGATAACTTTTGTTTACCTTTTATTTTATTTCCGTTAACATAAGTTCCATTTGTACTATTTAAATCCTCGATAAACAATCCAGTATTTCTTACAAATACTCTTGCATGACTACCTGAAACATGCTGATCTGAAAGAGAAATAGAATTTTCTTCTTTTCTTCCAATGGTTAAATCATTTCTTATTGGAATTACTGACCCTTCTTTTAAATCACTAGATTCTCCTGGTTTTAATATCTCTAAACCAAAACTTCCTCTAGAACTCGTAGGCCTTCTTCTTCTTCCTCCACCTTTTATGTCTTTATACATTATTCTTAATGCATAATAAATTATAAAATATAAAACCACAATGAAAATTATTCCAAATATTCCTGCAGATATTTTTGAAAAATCCATAACTTCACCTCAATACATATTTACTACATCATAATAATGATTATACAACAAAAAGAGTAATTATGACATTATAAACGTATCATTTTGCCTTTATCAGCAAAATGTCTTGTGTTTTAATGCTTTTATAATTATCAATTCATTTTTACACTATATTCTAAAATCATATTAATATTGTAAAATTTATCTTATACAAATGTCTATATATTAAACGCTCTCCCATGATATCTTAATAAAAAATTAATAAGTTAAAACTAAAATAACTCACTTCCAAAGAATAATTTACCTAAATTATTCTTTAGAAAGATAATTTTTACAAATAATTTATATGATTTTATTCATGCTTTATTCTTATATGCAAGTTTATTTTATATGATTACAACAATTTCTTTAAATACTTACCTGTATATGATTTATCACATTTACTTATTTGTTCTGGAGTTCCTGTTTTTACAATAGTTCCTCCTTTATCTCCACCCTCCGGACCTAAATCTATTAGATAATCAGCACATTTTATCATATCTATATTATGCTCAATAACAACAACTGTATTACCTGCATCAACTAATCTTTGTAATATTTCTATAAGTCTATTAACATCATCTATATGTAAACCAGTTGTTGGTTCATCTAGAATATACAATGTTTTTCCTGTACTTCTTTTTGAAAGCTCCGATGCAAGTTTAATTCTTTGCGCTTCTCCACCTGATAATTGAGTAGATGGTTGACCCAATCTAATATATCCTAATCCAACATCATTTAATGTTTTTAATTTATTCTTTATTCTTGGTATATTTTCAAAGAATTCCAATGCTTCTTCTACAGTCATATTTAAAATATCATCTATATTCTTACCTTTGTATTTTACCTCTAAAGTTTCTCTATTATATCTTTTTCCTTTACATACTTCACAAGGTACATAAACATCTGATAAAAATTGCATTTCAATTTTTATTATCCCATCACCAGAACAAGCTTCACATCTTCCACCTTTAACATTAAAACTAAATCTTCCTTGCTTATACCCTCTCATTTTAGCTTCATTAGTTTGAGAAAATAATTCTCTTATTACATCAAAAGTTCCTGTATAAGTTGCAGGATTTGATCTTGGAGTTCTTCCTATTGGGCTTTGATCTATATCTATGATTTTATCTATATTTTCATAACCTAATATCTCTTTGTGGTTTCCTATTGGATTTTTACTTTTATTTATTAATCTATTTAATCCTTTATATAATATTTCATTAACAAATGTACTTTTTCCTGATCCTGAAACTCCTGTTACTATTGTTAAAGTCTCTAATGGAATTGTTGCAGTTACATTCTTTAAATTATTTTCCTTTGCACCTATTACCTTTATCTCTTTTCCATTTCCTTTTCTTCTTTCCTTAGGAACTTCAACACACTTTTCACCTCTTAAATATTGACCTGTTATTGATTCTTTACATGATTTAATTTCATCTACAGTTCCTACTGCAACGACTTCTCCGCCATGTTCTCCTGCTCTTGGTCCAATATCAACAATACAATCAGCTTCCATTATTGTATCTTCATCATGTTCAACTACAA encodes:
- a CDS encoding FHA domain-containing protein; the encoded protein is MDFSKISAGIFGIIFIVVLYFIIYYALRIMYKDIKGGGRRRRPTSSRGSFGLEILKPGESSDLKEGSVIPIRNDLTIGRKEENSISLSDQHVSGSHARVFVRNTGLFIEDLNSTNGTYVNGNKIKGKQKLSNKDEIRIGTSTFKVLS